The following is a genomic window from Zalophus californianus isolate mZalCal1 chromosome 10, mZalCal1.pri.v2, whole genome shotgun sequence.
AGGAGAAGATGGGGAGCCCTGAGGACGACCTCATCGGGATCCCATTCCCAGACCACAGCAGTGAGCTCCTGAGCTGCCTCAATGAGCAGCGGCAGCTGGGCCACCTCTGCGACCTCACCATCCGGACGCAGGGCCTCGAATACCGCACCCACCGGGCGGTGCTGGCCGCCTGCAGCCACTACTTCAAGAAGCTCTTCACggagggcggcggcggggcggtggtgggggcggggggcggcggtgCAGCGGCGGGGGGCGCCGGCGTGTGTGAGCTGGACTTCGTGGGGCCCGAGGCGCTGGGCGCCCTGCTGGAGTTCGCCTACACGGCCACGCTGACCACCAGCAGCGCCAACATGCCCGCCGTGCTGCAGGCCGCGCGGCTGCTGGAGATCCCGTGCGTCATCGCGGCCTGCATGGAGATCCTGCAGGGCAGCGGGCTGGAGGCCCCCAGCCCGGACGAGGACGACTGTGAGCGAGCCCGCCAGTACCTGGAGGCCTttgccacggccacggccacggcctCGGCCTCCGGAGTTCCCAACGGAGAAGACAGCCCGCCCCAGgggcccctcccgcccccgcccccgccgcccgctcGGCCGGTCGCCCGACGCAGCCGCAAGCCCCGAAAAGCTTTCCTGCAGACCAAGGGGGCCCGGGCGAACCACTTAGTGCCCGAGGCGCCCACGGCGCCCGCCCATCCCTTGACCTACGAGGAGGAGGATGTGGCGGGCAGAGTGGGCAGCGGCGCAGGCAGCGGGCTGGGGGAGAGCTACAGCCCTCCGGCGGGGACTGCTTCACCCCCCGAGGGGCCCCTGACCTACGAGCCGTACGAgggtgaggaagaagaagaggagctGGTGTACCCTTCTGCCTACGGGATGGCGCAGGGAGGTGGGCCCCCACTATCCCCAGAGGAGCTGGGCTCAGACGAGGACGCCATCGATCCCGACCTGATGGCCTACCTGAGTTCGCTGCACCAGGATGCTCTGGCACCAGGCCTGGACGGCCAGGACAAGCTGGTGCGCAAGCGCCGctcccagatgccccaggagTGCCCGGTCTGCCACAAGATCATCCACGGGGCAGGCAAACTGCCACGCCACATGAGGACCCACACGGGTGAGAAGCCCTTCGCCTGTGAAGTCTGCGGAGTCCGCTTCACCcggtgagtgggggtgggggcggagggggggaaAGGGACCCAGCAGGGGCCAGGtcggtggggagggaggcaggtggtctTGGAAGAACTGGGGGTGTGGAGGTTCCCAGAGACACCAAAATTGGGAGGCCCGGGAGAAGGAAAGGCAAGGGAGGTGGGTTTGGCGCAGGAAAGCTTTGGTGTCGGAGGAGGCTGTGTTGGAGGCTGGCCCACCTGAGCGGGGGAAGTCCACGAGGGCTGGGAGTctggcgcgggggggggggggggggggggagtggtcCCGGCGGGAGTGGGGCGGTCCCGGTGGGAGGGGGTTGGTTGGTCCCCCGGCCTGACCGGCtcccgggccccccccccccgcccctgcgcGGCCAGGAACGACAAGCTGAAGATCCACATGCGGAAGCACACGGGAGAGCGCCCCTACTCGTGCCCGCACTGCCCAGCCCG
Proteins encoded in this region:
- the ZBTB7B gene encoding zinc finger and BTB domain-containing protein 7B isoform X1, whose amino-acid sequence is MGGKPAGGQVRQQDRTGAGPQAPGPGGGRASLSTPCASAVPASGPKGGEEKMGSPEDDLIGIPFPDHSSELLSCLNEQRQLGHLCDLTIRTQGLEYRTHRAVLAACSHYFKKLFTEGGGGAVVGAGGGGAAAGGAGVCELDFVGPEALGALLEFAYTATLTTSSANMPAVLQAARLLEIPCVIAACMEILQGSGLEAPSPDEDDCERARQYLEAFATATATASASGVPNGEDSPPQGPLPPPPPPPARPVARRSRKPRKAFLQTKGARANHLVPEAPTAPAHPLTYEEEDVAGRVGSGAGSGLGESYSPPAGTASPPEGPLTYEPYEGEEEEEELVYPSAYGMAQGGGPPLSPEELGSDEDAIDPDLMAYLSSLHQDALAPGLDGQDKLVRKRRSQMPQECPVCHKIIHGAGKLPRHMRTHTGEKPFACEVCGVRFTRNDKLKIHMRKHTGERPYSCPHCPARFLHSYDLKNHMHLHTGDRPYECHLCHKAFAKEDHLQRHLKGQNCLEVRTRRRRKDDAPPHYPPPSAATPSPAGLDLSNGHLDTFRLSLARFWEQSAPTGPPASTLGPPDDDEEEGAPRTPQAEGAMESS
- the ZBTB7B gene encoding zinc finger and BTB domain-containing protein 7B isoform X2, which encodes MGSPEDDLIGIPFPDHSSELLSCLNEQRQLGHLCDLTIRTQGLEYRTHRAVLAACSHYFKKLFTEGGGGAVVGAGGGGAAAGGAGVCELDFVGPEALGALLEFAYTATLTTSSANMPAVLQAARLLEIPCVIAACMEILQGSGLEAPSPDEDDCERARQYLEAFATATATASASGVPNGEDSPPQGPLPPPPPPPARPVARRSRKPRKAFLQTKGARANHLVPEAPTAPAHPLTYEEEDVAGRVGSGAGSGLGESYSPPAGTASPPEGPLTYEPYEGEEEEEELVYPSAYGMAQGGGPPLSPEELGSDEDAIDPDLMAYLSSLHQDALAPGLDGQDKLVRKRRSQMPQECPVCHKIIHGAGKLPRHMRTHTGEKPFACEVCGVRFTRNDKLKIHMRKHTGERPYSCPHCPARFLHSYDLKNHMHLHTGDRPYECHLCHKAFAKEDHLQRHLKGQNCLEVRTRRRRKDDAPPHYPPPSAATPSPAGLDLSNGHLDTFRLSLARFWEQSAPTGPPASTLGPPDDDEEEGAPRTPQAEGAMESS